AGTTGGAGAACCCAATGAAACAGAGTTCCTTACGGTAGTGGGTTTGGGCCCGTTACTGACGGCGGTGACTTTGTTCTCCTCCATGCTGACCCCTCCAGGTGTCAGTACGAAACCGAGGAAGTTTACCGAGGTTGCATGGAAGGTGGTATTTTCAGTCTTCACATAAAAGGTTATAGTCAAGGAGCCGTTGAAGAACGttttgcacatgctgtatgtgTTCCTTCAGAGAGTGGGAGTAAATCAGGATGCCATCAATGTAGACGATGAGAAAGCGGTTGATCATATCTTGGAAAATCGCGTTCATAAAAGATTGGAAGATGACAGGGGTGTTAGCAAGGCAGTAGGGCATGACCAGGTTTTCATAGTGCCCTCGTGCGATAAAGGCTGTCTTCTATTTGGTCGCCTTTACGTATACAGACAAGGTTACATGCACTTTGCAGGTTGAGTTTTGTATAGATGTTGGCGCAGCCCACTTGTTTAAGGGTCGCTGGGATCAGAGGAAGAGGGAAACGGTTATTGACCGTGACATCATTCAAGGAACGGTAATCAATACATGGACGGATATCACCGTCCTTTTTTCCAATGAAGAAGAAGCTGGACGCAGCCGGGGAAAAAGGACAAATTAAACCATTTGAGTGCTTCATCAATGTAGTTCTCCATTGCCTCATTTTCTGGGATAGATACGGGGTAAACACGGCCCTTACtactgtaggttttgttctaaggcactcacagtgaaaatctttgcagttctggaatcgtcagagtgtcttctttccaaaactatcaattccaagcatagtcgagcatcttttcgtgacaaaatattgcgctaaaaacgggcacgtctttttatccaaaaatgaaatactgcccctagagtcttaaccggttaacaagaagttaagctttattttgatgtataatacttgtattttcatgaatgttaaatatttatatttcCGTAATTTGAAATTTGCGCTTTGCTAccgtcccacctgcccataagaagttaagggAGGGGTGACAGGTGTTAGATCAATGTCAAGCTCTTGTACTAGCTGGTGATCAATAAAATTACCTGCTGCTCCCAAGTCTATCAAGCCCTCTACGTACTTAGTAACCCCCTTCACGGTTATCAATACTGGGACGGAGAATTGCTTTTGAGATATTTATAAATAAGGACACGCGTGGTAGCGGAGGGACCCTTCTCATCTCTCTGTGTGGGGCGAACAGGGCAATGGCTGAGTAGATGATCTTTCCCTCCACAGTATAGTCAGAGCCCTTCTTTGATCCGCCTTTGACGTTCGATACACAGGAGAGGAGCATGGTCCAACTGCATGGCTCTGGAAGACTCGGATGGGATGACGGAATCATGGAAAGACAAGGTTTTGGGTTCCTGGGTGGCAGAGTTCTTCGGCGATGAGGTGGTCGATGGAGATGGACATACAGATGTATTGATTTAAATCCTGAAGGTCACCTCTACAGGCCAGCTCCGCCTGAAGTTCCCTGTTGAGCCCTCTTCGGTAGACGGTAAGTAAAGTAGCCTCACTCCATCCACTCCCTGCAGCCATGGTGCGGTTCTCGAGGGCAGCTGAATTGCGTCCTTGTAGAAGTCCTATAGGACGACCGGAAGGAGATtgattgaatatctctttgaagAGGGTGTGGAAATGGGTCTCAGATACCAGTTCTGTGCTGTTGGCAGTCCATATGACAGCTGCCCAATCCAGGGCTTTGCCTGTGAGTAGAGACACAACAAAATCCACCTTGCTCTTGTCGGTGGCGAAGTTAGTGGGGTTGTGCTCAATGTATTTGCTGCATTGCATCAGAAATCCCTGACATTTCCCAGGTGAACCGTCATATTCTCCAGGCATGGAATATGAATGGAGGAGGGCTATGGGTTACGATACCTGGCATCGGAGGAGtagttagccagcctgccagcagagtggagtctgccactagcacagtcagtgtagtcagctcagctatccccattgagaccgtgtctgtgcctcgacctaggttgggcaaaactaaacatggtggtgtttgccttagcaatctcactaggataaagacctcctccattcctgtcattattgaaagagatcatgatacctcacatctcaaaatagggctacttaatgttagatcccttacttcaaaggcaattatagtcaatgaactaatcactgatcataatcttgatgtgattggcctgactgaaacatggcttaagcctgatgaatttactgtgttaaatgaggcctcacctcctggctacactagtgaccatatccccctgtgcatcccacaaaggcggaggtgttgctaacatttacgatagcaaatttcaatttacaaaaaaaatgacattttcgtcttttgagcttctagtcatgaaatctatgcagcctactcaatcactttttatagctactgtttacaggcctcctgggccatatacagcgttcctcattgagttccctgaattcctatcggaccttgtagtcatagcagataatattctaatctttggtgactttaatattcacatggaaaagtccacagaccaactccaaaaggctttcggagccatcatcgactcagtgggttttgtccaacatgtctctggacccactcactgtcacagtcatactctggacctagttttgtcccatggaataaatgttgtggatcttaatgtttttcctcataatcctggactatcggaccaccattttattacgtttgcaattgcaacaaataatctgctcagaccccaaccaaggaacatcaaaagtcatgctataaattcacagacaacaaattcacgtgatgtccttccagactccctctgtctacccaaggacgccagaggacattaatcagttaaccacctaacggAGGAACTCTATTttaccttgcgcaataccctagatgcagttgcacccctaaaaactaaaaacatttctcataagaaactagctccctggtacacagaaaatacccgagctctgaagcaagcttccagaaaattggaacggataTGGCGCCACATCAAACTGGAAGTGTACCGACttgcttggaaagacagtaccgtgcagtaccgaagagcccttactgctgctcgatcatcctatttttccaacttaattgaggaaaataagaactatctgaaattcctttttgatactgtcgcaaagctaactaaaaagcagcattccccaagagaggatggctttcacttcagcagtgataaattcatgaacttctttgaggaaaagatcatgattattagaaagcaaattacagactcatctttttaaatctgcgtattccttcaaagctcagttgtcctgagtctgcacaactctgccaggacctaggatcaagagagacactcaagtgttttagtactatatctcttgacacaatgatgaaaataatcatggcctctaaaccttcaagctgcatactggaccctattccaactaaactactgaaagagctgcttcctgtgcttggccctcctatgttgaacacaaTCAACggctccctatccaccggatgtgtaccaaactcactaaaagtggcagtaataaagcctctcttgaaaaagccaaaccttgacccagaaaatataaaacggcctatatcgaatcttccattcctgtcaaaaaatgttagaaaaggctgttgcgcagcaactcactgccttcctgaagacaaacaatgtatacgaaattcttcagtctggttttagaccacatcatagcactgagactgcacttatgaaggtggtaaattaccttttaatggcatcagaccgaggctctgcatctgtcctcgtgctcctagaccttagtgatgcttttgataccatcgatcaccacattcttttggagagattggaaacccaaattggtctacacagacaatttctggcctggtttagatcttatctgtcggaaagatatcagtttgtctctgtgaatggtttgtcctctgacaaagcaactgtaaatttcggtgttcctcaaggttctgttttaggagcactattgttttcactatatattttatctcttggggatgtcattcgaaaacacaatgttaactttcactgctatgcggatgacacacagctgtacatttcaatgaaacatgctgaagccccaaaattgccctcgctagaagcatgtgtttcagacataaggaagtggatggctgcaaactttctacttttaaactcggacaaaacagagatgcttgttctaggtcccaaactgttataatctccacccggcacagccagaagaggactggccaccccacatagcctggttcctctctaggtttattcctaggttttggcctttctatgaagtttttccttgccaccgtgcttctacacctgcattgcttgctgtctggggttttaggctgggtttctgtacagcactttgagatatcagctgatgtacgaagggctatataaatcaatttgatttgatttgatttagggatAGGCTGGCGGAGAAGATGGCAGATTTCCTCCATACACTCCTCTTGCTGGGTTAGGCGCCACTGTAGCTCCGCTGAATCCATTACGTTTTTAGGTTAGGTATtctgtaatgaatactcagggagaaaaggTGTAGATTCATTCGCAGAGCACGGCAGGTGTTAATTTCGCCTTCACTAaaggcaggaatcgtggtcacaggcaggcaagggtcatacacaggtaggcaaacaggcaggaatcaaaactaggactgaaggctataACTGGTTCACACAAACGAGTTAGGAAAAGGCTTAGTAGAGTCAAAACGAACAATACATTAAATTTGTCTACCTTGTATAATTAAAAGATCTAATAGTAACACAGCACATGTATATTCTAGTTACTTAGTTTCCAAATTTCTCTTATCACAAAGTGATACAAATTGAGGTAACTCTAACCTAATGTAGGAGTCGTAAAAGAAACGCCTGAAACTAGATCCCGtacattttttttcacctttatttaaccaggtaggctagttgagaacaagttctcatttgcaactgcgacctggtgtaataaacatattaaacacatgTAATAATGCATTCACTGACTGTTGTCTGCATGTGGCCTAACCATGATATTATAGCTTGCACACTGTGGTATAaccttcccctccccctgtccATATATTATTACGCTTGAATAAATGGCCTTGTATTATACCTTATCCGCCTTGTCCAGTGTCTCAACTTGGTCTCGTTTCTCATATTGTTATTCATAAACACTGGCCAAgttaaagcatagcagtgtgaacagacaacacagagttacacatggagtaaacaattaacaaggggtggcagggtagcctagtggttagagtgttggacttgtaactgaaaggttgcaagttcgaatccccgagctgataaggtacaaatctgtcgttctgcccctgaacccactgttcctaggccgtcatttaattgtagtgtgtctctctcctctgctctcatccttctagacctatcggctgccttcgatactgtgaaccatcagatactcctctccaccctctccgagttgggcatctccggcgtggcccacgcttggattgcgtcctacctgacaggtcgctcctaccaggtggcgtggcgagaatctgtctcctcaccatgcgctctcaccactggtgtcccccagggctctgttctaggccctctcctattctcgctatacaccaagtcacttggctctgtcataacctcacatggtctctcctatcattgctatgcagacgacacacaaataatcttctcctttcccccttctgatgaccaggtggcgaatcgcatctctgcatgtctggcagacatatcagtgtggatgacggatcaccacctcaagctgaacttcggcaagacggagctgctcttcctcccggggaaggactgcccgttccatgatctcgccatcacggttgacaactccattgtgtcctcctcccagagcgctaagaaccttggcgtgatcctggacaacaccctgtcgttctcaactaacatcaaggcggtggcccgttcctgtaggttcatgctctacaacatccgcagagtacgaccctgcctcacacaggaagcggcacaggtcctaatccaggcacttgtcatctcccgtctggattactgcaactcgctgttggctgggctccctgcctgtgccattaaacccctacaactcatccagaacgccgcagcccgtctggtgttcaaccttcccaagttctctcacgtcaccccgctcctccgctctctccactggcttccagttgaagctcgcatccgctacaagaccatggtgcttgcctacggagctgtgaggggaacggcacctcagtacctccaggctctgatcaggccctacacccaaataagggcactgcgttcatccacctctggcctgctcgcctccctaccactgaggaagtacagttcccgctcagcccagtcaaaactgttcgctgctctggctccccaatggtggaacaaactccctcacgacgccaggacagcggagtcaatcaccaccttccggagacacctgaaaccccacctctttaaggaatacctaggataggataaagtaatccttctcaccccccttaaaatatgtagatgcactattgtaaagtggctgttccactggatgtcataaggtgaatgcaccaatttgtaagtcgctctggataagagcgtctgctaaatgacttaaatgtaaatgtaaatgtcattgaaaataagaatttgttcttaactgacttgcctaaaaaaataaaggtaaaattaaaataagtcaataacacagtagaaaaaaagtggagtctatatacattgtgtgcaaagcaaaatgttttaaaagatatgcgaagaaaaatatgttaaAAAAACGATATAtgcaagacgtctgactgctacgcaaTCTTGGaattctctggtctggtcttaACAAGGAGGTTCTCTCCTgtactgttcaaccaatccattAAATGTTAAGTTGGAGTGTTGCCTTGTTTATGGGtagtcactagttaccacaaccATAAACCTTGCCTATTTCAAAGTTTTctcttcttaaaatctgattttaaacctaaccacgCTGCTAAATTTATGCATAAttctaaccttaaattaagaccaaaaagctatttTTAGTTTCCATGAATTTGCCCAAAAGCTGAACACGCGTCACAATGTCTCTTTCCAGTTCCCCTGAAAACCGGAACATTCGGTtgttggggctctgtagggtTTTGTCTAGAAGGGACACAGCTTGTCAAAACTTTTCATAGCAGGTTTAGGGAAATTTACGCAGCACGTTGGGAGatttaacgtagcaggttagatcatttccccccacctttatttaaccaggtaggccagttgagaacaaattctcatttacaactgcgacctacaTTAAGAAAAGGTTTCGCTAAAATGCAAGAAACGACTTTTGACGTTGTATCCTATCTAGACATGGCCACTCGGCAGAGGCTATTGGAATCGgagattatatattatattgacaagatgaCCGAACTAACAATTGAAATACATGTTTTCATGAAGGGACCATTCCAGCCAATGAGTGTTCAGATACGCGTGTGAAAAACTGGCAAAACTATGTCGTTTTTCTCAAAGTGGCTGGAATGCCACGTACATCCACTTATGTCAGTTCATTTGTAATAGTCTAAACATTACGAAACTATTATTCGATCAGGCCTCACGTAATTCGTAAATCTCATATACAAAAAAACCCTTTCGCTTTCGCCTCCTCTCTGGTGGAACTGAATCATTCAGTCTTGTTTTATTATCTGATTGGCTTCTGTGTTTCAAAATGCAAAGTCCCGCGCACTAATAATATGTCATGATTGGtttatctttctttcttttctagTCGGCCGCATCCGGTATGAATGACGCCGCCGCGGATACAAAAAAAGAGAAAGGGAAAAAAGCTAGGAGAATTGCTAGCTAAGACCAGCGTTAAATATTTTACTCGTTTTTATATTTTGCGAAACCATTATCAGCTGTTTTGACTGCCGATGTTAACTAACTTATGTTAGCTAGCCAACAGAAAGAGATGATCGATATTTGAGAACATTTACCTGTTTTATTTAGCGTTAGCCTAGCTAACTATTattagctagttggctagctacATGCTTAGCTAAATAGCTACGGAGGAAATAGTTAAGACGGCACGCTGTCTAGGTGACTACATATTTCACTATTTGTTTTCATCTGTGACTTTTTGTTAATATTGGTGAGAATGGCAACAACGGCCCTCTACGCGTGTACGAAGTGTAACCAGCGGTATCCGTTCGAAGAACTGTCGCAGGGACAGCAGCTGTGCAAGGTTTGGACTGGAGGTGTGGGTGCTAGCTAGTTGTGGGCGCCTGCTATTTAGTTAGCCCAAAATCTGGCAAAATGAATGGTTAAGTTAATTAACGTTACTGTACTATTACAGACGTATACGTGTTTCACGCGTGTTTAGACTGCTACCTGGATGTAGAATTCCAAGGTCTCTGGCCACATTCAGCCCTTATAGCAAGTGATAATTATGTAACCGCTATATCATTGCAACATGTCTGGGACGCAAATGGCATCCTCGTTAGCTAGATAATATACAATGGGACTATACAATGTATCCGCGAGTTGTTTTCTCACCGAAGTGTCCGCTTGGTGTAACAGACAAAATAATGTCAGATGAActtgtgttattaactaacgttATCTATTTTCACATTGCATCGTCTATGACCTGTTCAGTTGTCATTAGTTTACACTTCATGCCACTTACTAACACGTCTATTTTATCATCAATGTAGTCTAACTACCGGCATTTACAGAACTGAATTCCAGTGGGCTCAATGTAGCGTTCCTCTTCGGCCTGTAGGGTAGGCTATGTTCCACAGAAATTCAAAATGGAATGGGCAAAAATCGAGTTATAATTCCAGTGGCAAATTATTAcattttattaaaacattttgctaTTCATGCTGGTGCGTTGTAAATACATATTTCCCATTGCCACAAgctcaccaccacacacacaggttttcAAGCTTTCTGCCCAGATTGACTAAATAACAGGTTCGTTGTAAATACTTCCCATTCATGGTAAATAATAATGAACAAATGCTTAACACTAAATAAAGGCAGACAAAGGTGTTTTGACAGGTAGGACAAACAACTCATGATTGAGGGTTTTTAATGACTAAGTTATTTATTAGTGTTATTgccaacattattattattttttaaacacgattatatttatattttgtcCTTGAAAGAGCTTTAAGTGTTTGAAGAGATGAATCACTAATGCTTTGTTTTTTGTGTCAACAGGAGTGTCGCATCGCTCATCCCATCGTCAAGTGCACATACTGCAGATCAGAGTTTCAGCAGGAGAGGTGAGTTCTGCGCCAGCACCTGgtattcttattccattcttaATATAGTGAAAACATTGGATTCAGGACGTGATTTCTCTTTACCGTTCTTTATTCCAGCAAAACAAACACCATTTGCAAGAAGTGTGCCCAGAATGTAAAGCAGTTTGGGACAGTATGTTTGACTTGAATTATCTATTTATAATTGTACATTATGTACTGATTGACTCAGTTCTGGTTATGTTGGCCAAATTGTCTGCCAAATCAGGTTGAAACAGTCTTCTGTTGTTTCCCACATAGCCCAAACCCTGCCAATACTGTAACATCATTGCTGCTTTCATCGGGACAAAGTGTCAGCGTTGCACCAACTCAGAGAAGAAGTATGGCCCTCCACAGACCTGCGAGCAGTGCAAACAACAGTGCGCATTTGACCGCaaggaggagggcaggagaaagGTGGGCACAGATTCCTGCTGCATTGGTACCCTGACATGCATGTTGTTCAACACTTGCGTATTCACTATCCTCCactgtcctgtgtgtgttttgtcaggTGGATGGGAAACTGCTGTGCTGGCTGTGCACTCTGTCCTACCGACGTGTACTGCAAAAGACCAAGGAGCAGAGGAAAGGCTTCAGCTCCTCCCACTCCAACTCCTCGCTCAATGAGAAGGACCACCACTCCAGACAGCACCACCAGCAGCAAAGACACAGCAGCTCACACAAGTAGGCCCTGGCGCCACAGCCCTCTCCTCTACATGTTAGTCCTTTACATCCTCTGTAATGCAGGTCTCTGCTCTGTCACAATACTATATATGTATTGTGCTGAACAGGCACTTTCTGGAAGGATGTAGGGGTCTGAGTAATGATGCATGTGTCAAATATCAGAAGAAACATCTTGAAAGATGAAATTACATAACTtggtttttgtttgtgtgtgtattctcttgtctctgtgttgtagactCAGTGGGAGCTTAAGTCCAGAGCAGGAGCAGGGAATGTGGAAGCAGAGGTGACTTACCACCTCTTTCTGAATCACATTCCCTAGTGTTTTGACTTATGACAAGCCTATTTGCTTAGTTATGCAATGTATTTTAACTATGGGGCAATCTGGGACGAGTTCCGTTTTTGATGGAGCCTCTGTGGCTTAAGTTGTGTGTTGGTTCTCCCTTCAGCCATAAATCGTCTTCGATCCAGAAGGATACCCCAAAGAAGAAACCAAAACTGGAGATGAAGCCATCCAACGGGGACAGGTACGAGAGGAGTTTCAATCAGATGTAAGGAGTTACAAACTCGTTCTAACTTTTTGAAGTAAACCGGGCTGAACATCCAGTATGTTCCTGACACTTATTTTTGGCCTTCTTGGTTCTAACACACATCTGTGATGGTTGCCATCAAGGTGTTGTTGGAGCAGGTAAAGTTGGCCAGTGTGAAAAAGATCTCCAAACAGGTATTTTCCTTTTTCTGCCACCCTAACTTTttttccccctgctctctccctgcagtagttcaATCACCCAATCTATGGATTCTGGAGGAACGGACAACTTCATTCTGATCAGCCAGCTGAAAGAGGAAGTGATGTCATTAAAGAGAATGCTTCAGCAGAGGGATCAGACAATGCTTGAGAAGGACCGAAAGGTACATGCCTAACTAATAGAGATATACCTAAACCTAttaattccagggtttttctttatttgtacttttttctacattgttgaataatagtgaagacatcaacaatgAAATGACACTcatggaatcaggtagtaaccaaagtgttaacctctctgggatattcggGACGGTAGCATCTCACCCCGCCAATAGCCAgggaaagtgcagggcgccaaattcaaaacaacaaaaatctcataattaaaattccagCCACAGTCtggtttcaaaaaggctttacagcgaaagcaccacgaacgattgttaggtcaccaccaagtcagacacacagccatttttccagctaaagagaggagtcacaaaaagcagaaatatagataatcactaacctttgatgatcttcatcagatgacactcataggacttcatgttacagaatacatgtatgttttgtttgataaagtgcatatttatatccaaaaatctcattttacattggcgtgttatgttcagtagttccaaaacatgcggtggttttgcagagagccacgtcaatttacagaaagactcataataataataataaacatagataaaagatacaactattatacatggaactttagataaacttctccttaatgcaac
The sequence above is a segment of the Oncorhynchus gorbuscha isolate QuinsamMale2020 ecotype Even-year linkage group LG16, OgorEven_v1.0, whole genome shotgun sequence genome. Coding sequences within it:
- the fam76b gene encoding protein FAM76B isoform X2, with amino-acid sequence MATTALYACTKCNQRYPFEELSQGQQLCKECRIAHPIVKCTYCRSEFQQESKTNTICKKCAQNVKQFGTPKPCQYCNIIAAFIGTKCQRCTNSEKKYGPPQTCEQCKQQCAFDRKEEGRRKVDGKLLCWLCTLSYRRVLQKTKEQRKGFSSSHSNSSLNEKDHHSRQHHQQQRHSSSHKLSGSLSPEQEQGMWKQSHKSSSIQKDTPKKKPKLEMKPSNGDSSSITQSMDSGGTDNFILISQLKEEVMSLKRMLQQRDQTMLEKDRKLTELKADFQYQESNMRVKMNNMEKAHKESMEQQQAKNRDLLKQVAALSKGKKFDRTGSSLLLP
- the fam76b gene encoding protein FAM76B isoform X1 — its product is MATTALYACTKCNQRYPFEELSQGQQLCKECRIAHPIVKCTYCRSEFQQESKTNTICKKCAQNVKQFGTPKPCQYCNIIAAFIGTKCQRCTNSEKKYGPPQTCEQCKQQCAFDRKEEGRRKVDGKLLCWLCTLSYRRVLQKTKEQRKGFSSSHSNSSLNEKDHHSRQHHQQQRHSSSHKLSGSLSPEQEQGMWKQSHKSSSIQKDTPKKKPKLEMKPSNGDRYERSFNQISSITQSMDSGGTDNFILISQLKEEVMSLKRMLQQRDQTMLEKDRKLTELKADFQYQESNMRVKMNNMEKAHKESMEQQQAKNRDLLKQVAALSKGKKFDRTGSSLLLP